One window of Chryseobacterium indologenes genomic DNA carries:
- a CDS encoding T9SS type A sorting domain-containing protein produces MKKIYLGALTLCAILGISAQEVVWQKDIKSSTQDFLSQVTTTIDQQYLITGSSIQSDKQQASGSKQNNGYDFHLVKLNQQGEEAWEKYFSGSNHDYLSATVTTQDGGFLLAGTSYSGKGLDKKEDSKGGSDIWLIRINEFGDELWQKTLGSSSDEEARAVIQTTDLGFFVAGNVQGSSKGYGSKDVLITKLDKNGKELSQLILGGKGLDEVEKIIPTRDGGALLGIYSRSSEVRVSGSEKGSEMRDSGSVSNVQNSNPVSRNSKQTENFGEGDYWIVKLDKNGKLEWEKNFGGKGDDHIRTLALTSNGFVIGGESRSERSGNKRVDLEEGTDLWLISLNERGEEQWQKSYNFKNRDILMGISVIHSVDDKSSKGILLGGYTQAEGRVETDDETFWILYLDQNGNEQWRKHVKGESRKKEERLSDLKLNRDGSIVLAGTSAEELGKENWKIIKLGDKQVDQLIEKYDIKIYPNPVSDYAYVEIGFDFKDADILLYDMSGRQLQSIKTKNKVTKINTQALVQGAYLMTVKTDNNKTANAKLIKK; encoded by the coding sequence ATGAAAAAAATCTATCTCGGAGCGCTAACTCTATGCGCTATTCTGGGCATATCTGCTCAGGAAGTAGTATGGCAGAAAGACATTAAATCCTCTACCCAGGATTTTCTTAGCCAGGTTACTACAACAATCGATCAGCAGTATCTTATAACGGGAAGCTCTATCCAAAGCGATAAGCAGCAAGCCTCAGGCAGCAAGCAAAATAATGGTTACGATTTTCATCTGGTAAAATTGAACCAGCAGGGAGAAGAAGCATGGGAAAAATATTTCTCGGGATCCAATCATGATTATTTATCAGCTACAGTCACAACACAGGATGGCGGATTTCTTTTAGCCGGAACTTCTTATTCAGGAAAAGGTTTGGATAAAAAAGAGGATTCTAAAGGAGGATCGGATATCTGGCTTATCAGAATTAATGAATTTGGCGATGAATTGTGGCAAAAGACGTTAGGAAGTTCTTCAGATGAAGAAGCAAGAGCTGTAATTCAAACTACAGACTTAGGATTCTTTGTTGCAGGAAATGTACAGGGTTCTTCAAAAGGTTACGGCTCCAAGGATGTTTTAATCACAAAACTGGACAAAAACGGAAAGGAACTCTCACAGTTAATTTTAGGCGGAAAAGGCTTAGACGAAGTGGAGAAGATAATTCCAACGAGAGATGGCGGAGCATTATTGGGAATTTATTCCAGGAGTTCCGAGGTTCGTGTTTCGGGATCTGAAAAGGGTTCCGAGATGCGAGATTCGGGTTCTGTGTCAAACGTTCAAAACTCGAATCCCGTATCCCGAAACTCGAAACAAACTGAAAACTTTGGTGAGGGCGATTACTGGATTGTCAAGTTAGACAAAAACGGAAAATTAGAATGGGAAAAGAACTTCGGAGGGAAAGGTGATGATCACATCAGAACGCTAGCTTTAACTTCAAATGGCTTTGTTATCGGTGGAGAATCAAGATCCGAAAGATCAGGCAATAAAAGGGTAGATCTGGAAGAAGGAACGGATCTTTGGCTGATTTCTTTAAATGAAAGAGGAGAGGAGCAGTGGCAGAAATCTTACAACTTCAAAAATAGGGATATTTTGATGGGAATAAGCGTAATTCATTCTGTAGATGATAAATCTTCCAAAGGAATTTTATTGGGAGGCTATACTCAGGCTGAAGGAAGAGTAGAAACTGATGATGAAACCTTCTGGATACTGTATTTAGATCAGAATGGCAATGAGCAGTGGAGAAAACATGTCAAAGGAGAATCCAGAAAAAAGGAAGAAAGACTTTCTGATTTAAAACTTAATAGAGATGGTTCTATTGTTCTGGCAGGAACCAGTGCAGAAGAATTGGGTAAAGAAAACTGGAAGATTATAAAGCTGGGAGACAAACAGGTTGATCAGTTAATTGAAAAATATGACATCAAAATTTATCCAAATCCTGTCTCAGATTATGCTTATGTAGAAATCGGTTTTGATTTTAAAGATGCTGATATTCTTTTGTATGATATGTCTGGAAGACAACTTCAGAGTATAAAAACAAAGAATAAAGTGACTAAGATTAATACCCAAGCTTTGGTGCAAGGAGCTTATTTGATGACGGTAAAAACTGATAACAATAAAACGGCGAATGCAAAACTGATTAAGAAATAA